The Geoalkalibacter subterraneus genome contains the following window.
ATTACAGAAGTAACCGAAGCTATCTGGAAGGTGATGCAGGAAACTGGAGTTACTAAATCGGAACTTGCTCAGAGAATACAAAAAACAAAGGGCTATGTGTCTCAGGTACTGAGCGGGTCAAGGAACATGACCCTGCGAACCCTTTCAGATATCTGCTTTGCACTTGGAAATCGCCCCGTTTTCAATTTTGGCTCGGCACTGCAGGAAAATGATTGGTACGAGGACGCACAGCAAGTGAAGATAACACATGGCGGTGTTAGGTATACCCGTTCCGAAAATATGATCACACCTATCGATCTATGGGCAGCCTGAAGATGAACGGAGAGCTTCTGGAGAAGGCAATCAAAGTCTTAAATATTCAGGGTGTCTTTCTAAGAAAAGCTACGACCCGTTGCAAGGATGACTTTATCCCACCCTTCTTTGGGACAGAAGTTATACTTTCTCCCCAACATCGTGGTGCTCCTACCGGTGATTTTGCAATTTTGGATTCCATTTCTGAAGACCAGGTGCATGAGACCAGAACGGTCGTTTTCAATTTCACCGCCGGAACGCGCTTGGTTGATAAAAATGCGGCGCAAGAGGGTGGATCAGCAGAATTGGAAGACAGTACCGTCTTTATCGAAATCACCGCCGAATTTTGTGCCCATTACAATATTCCGGCGGACCTGA
Protein-coding sequences here:
- a CDS encoding helix-turn-helix domain-containing protein, coding for MSDFFDAWAQESEENDRLVAQELLITEVTEAIWKVMQETGVTKSELAQRIQKTKGYVSQVLSGSRNMTLRTLSDICFALGNRPVFNFGSALQENDWYEDAQQVKITHGGVRYTRSENMITPIDLWAA